A stretch of the Nitrospinaceae bacterium genome encodes the following:
- a CDS encoding acyl-CoA/acyl-ACP dehydrogenase: protein MDFSLTDEQKALQKLARDYAEQHVRPVAAGFDREQTPEDCIPSDVVEEGAKLGFRTLALSEERGGGGADMLTLSIVGEELGAGDLGVAATFDQTWKFTPIIEHWTNEEQKERFLPSFVSDDRFHLATCMTEPDAGTDHVLPHAEVGAGIQMRAERDGDNYRLNGTKQFISNGGTAKLYIVYTRTDKTQAGLAGMTPFLVPADTPGFTVSRIHDKMGRRLLSNATLIFEDAQVPVANRLGEEGGAEALRNSRTARGRGGYGATVLGTGRAAFEEAVRYSQERVQGGKPIGQHQAVAQMIGEMYTRLEAARSVLWRTSWAVDHAEEYDPKMSWLTKVVCSEAAYEVCRLALEVHGGMGYMRECPIEKYLRDVISFLHGAGNNHIFRIKISSRITGLSLE, encoded by the coding sequence ATGGATTTTTCCCTTACTGATGAGCAAAAGGCACTTCAAAAGCTGGCCCGAGATTATGCTGAGCAACATGTTCGGCCCGTCGCGGCCGGGTTTGATCGTGAGCAAACACCCGAGGATTGTATTCCTTCTGATGTCGTTGAGGAAGGCGCGAAACTCGGTTTCCGAACCCTAGCGCTTTCCGAGGAACGAGGCGGCGGTGGCGCTGACATGCTCACGCTCTCTATCGTAGGCGAAGAGCTTGGCGCGGGCGACCTCGGGGTGGCCGCAACCTTCGATCAAACTTGGAAATTCACTCCCATCATCGAGCACTGGACCAACGAGGAGCAGAAGGAAAGATTTCTCCCATCATTTGTCTCCGATGATCGGTTTCATCTTGCGACTTGTATGACGGAGCCCGATGCCGGGACGGACCACGTTTTGCCCCATGCGGAGGTGGGTGCCGGCATCCAGATGCGCGCCGAGCGCGACGGCGACAACTACCGCCTGAACGGCACCAAACAATTTATCAGCAACGGGGGCACCGCCAAGCTTTATATTGTTTACACCCGAACCGACAAGACGCAGGCCGGTCTTGCGGGTATGACCCCGTTCCTGGTGCCGGCAGACACTCCCGGTTTCACCGTTAGCCGCATCCACGACAAGATGGGCCGTCGTCTATTGAGCAACGCGACTCTTATTTTCGAGGATGCCCAAGTGCCCGTCGCCAACCGCCTGGGGGAGGAGGGCGGGGCCGAGGCTCTTCGCAACAGCCGAACGGCACGGGGAAGGGGGGGCTACGGCGCCACCGTGCTGGGAACGGGCCGGGCTGCTTTTGAGGAGGCTGTGCGCTATTCGCAGGAAAGGGTGCAGGGCGGCAAGCCCATCGGCCAGCATCAGGCCGTTGCCCAGATGATTGGCGAGATGTACACGCGGCTTGAGGCGGCGCGCTCGGTGCTCTGGCGCACTTCCTGGGCGGTGGACCACGCCGAGGAGTACGATCCGAAGATGTCCTGGCTCACTAAAGTGGTTTGCTCCGAGGCTGCGTATGAGGTCTGTCGCCTGGCGCTTGAGGTTCACGGCGGAATGGGCTACATGCGCGAGTGTCCCATCGAAAAGTATCTCAGGGATGTTATTTCCTTTTTACATGGCGCGGGGAACAACCATATTTTCCGCATTAAGATTAGTTCTCGGATCACTGGACTGTCGCTTGAATAG